One Mycosarcoma maydis chromosome 9, whole genome shotgun sequence DNA window includes the following coding sequences:
- a CDS encoding uncharacterized protein (related to PEX7 - peroxisomal import protein, peroxin): MYPPQPPLARVRTPGYAGYSIAWSPFFAHRLAVASSANYGLVGNGRLHILSLSPPASSGPASLTIEKVFDTQDGLYDLAFSEAHENQLVTASGDGSIKLWDCALQEHPIRNWSEHTREVFCVDWNNINKELFASSSWDASVRIWHPERPTSLTAITAHTGCVYACAFSPHNPDLLATACADGHLRLFDLRQSTAQQPSVTLPVGGEVLCLDWNKYRPMTIATGSTDRVIKTWDLRSATNNTHVGAPVTPLQMGTPTAAILGHEYAIRKVAYSPHSPQMLASASYDMTARIWDTDAAAMAGLHTAQHAQPPPATGTMRKIHDTHTEFVVGVAWSFFQDGLVASTAWDSETHLWTAP, translated from the coding sequence ATGTATCCACCGCAACCGCCGCTTGCGCGCGTCCGCACGCCCGGTTATGCAGGCTACTCGATCGCATGGTCGCCCTTCTTTGCTCACCGGCTGGCTGTTGCCTCGTCGGCCAACTACGGCTTGGTAGGTAACGGTCGCTTGCACAttctctccctctctccGCCCGCTTCGTCAGGTCCTGCGTCGCTCACCATCGAAAAGGTATTCGACACTCAAGACGGTCTTTACGATCTCGCCTTCTCCGAGGCTCATGAAAATCAGCTGGTCACCGCCTCGGGTGACGGATCGATCAAGCTCTGGGATTGTGCATTGCAGGAGCATCCCATCCGGAATTGGTCCGAGCACACCCGAGAGGTGTTCTGCGTCGACTGGAACAACATCAACAAGGAGCTCTTTGCAAGTTCCAGTTGGGATGCAAGCGTTAGAATTTGGCATCCAGAACGaccgacgagcttgacagCAATTACGGCGCATACCGGCTGCGTATATGCCTGTGCGTTTTCGCCACATAATCCAGATCTGTTGGCTACAGCGTGCGCGGATGGTCATCTGAGGCTGTTCGATTTGCGCCAATCAACCGCACAGCAGCCGAGTGTAACACTACCCGTGGGCGGTGAAGTGCTCTGTCTGGATTGGAACAAGTATCGACCCATGACCATCGCCACCGGCAGCACAGATCGAGTCATCAAGACGTGGGATCTCCGAAGTGCAACCAACAACACGCACGTCGGTGCACCCGTGACACCGTTGCAGATGGGAACaccgacagcagcaattCTAGGCCACGAGTACGCGATCCGTAAAGTAGCCTACTCTCCACATTCACCTCAGATGCtagcgagcgcgagctaCGACATGACAGCTAGGATATGGGACACCGACGCTGCCGCCATGGCTGGTTTGCACACCGCCCAGCACGCACAACCACCTCCAGCCACCGGTACCATGAGgaagattcacgatacACATACTGAATttgtcgtcggcgtcgCCTGGAGTTTCTTTCAAGACGGTTTGGTGGCTAGCACTGCATGGGATTCAGAGACGCATCTGTGGACTGCGCCGTAA
- a CDS encoding uncharacterized protein (related to ENT2 - clathrin binding protein, required for endocytosis) produces MSLQNISKSAVRVGKNYIKGYSDVQVKVRDATSNDPWGPSGTQMNELAQLSYNQNEFIEMMEILDKRLNDKGKNWRHVFKSLTLLDYLLHAGSENVVIYFRDNIYIVKTLKEFQYIDENGKDQGANVRQKAKDITNLLQDEARLRDERRSRSHMRDRMSNGPDDDEDERRMKRAEQDRNRRRPNNNEDDELRRAIEESKRMAQQEQDRIRAEAKDEDELQRALALSKKEEEERIKALEEANKNALFDDSINLDGNNAYTQNQQVDFFGNPLVDTSGSQNYGLQPQYTSFNPYLQMQATGYNPFLQNQLQQQELMQQQYMQQQQAEYQRQLELQQAAVQYQNMMTQQQQPLQPQQTSFGSNNPWLQSGQQQHQPQQQQHNVPVGDLFSSEPTPTPAQAAPQPAAQPSAQPQQNRPVRAKVNDDGKYNELNRLLALGDGVDTFGNTGDMRMGPNMAQYNQMRAQKTGMNFNANTNNGGASQQGGAGGDNNPFFKV; encoded by the exons ATGTCGCTTCAAAACATCTCGAAGTCCGCAGTCCGCGTAGGCAAGAACTACATCAAGGGTTACTCAGATGTACAGGTCAAAGTTCGTGATGCCACATCCAACGACCCTTGGGGCCCCAGTGGCACCCAGATGAACGAACTTGCGCAGCTCTCTTACAACCA AAATGAATTCATTGAAATGATGGAGATCCTCGATAAGCGTCTCAACGACAAGGGTAAGAACTGGAGGCACGTCTTCAAGTCGCTCACCCTCTTAGACTATCTGCTGCACGCCGGCTCCGAAAACGTGGTCATCTACTTCCGCGACAATATCTACATcgtcaagacgctcaaggaGTTCCAATACATCGACGAGAACGGCAAGGACCAAGGTGCCAATGTACGACAAAAGGCCAAGGACATCACCAACCTCCTCCAGGACGAGGCTCGTCTGCGCGATGAACGTCGTTCACGTTCGCATATGCGCGATCGCATGTCCAACGGCccagacgacgatgaggacgagaggAGAATGAAACGCGCAGAACAGGACAGAAACCGTCGTCGTCCCAACAACaatgaggacgacgagctgcgacgTGCCATCGAAGAGTCAAAGCGTATGGCGCAGCAGGAACAGGATCGCATCCGCGCCGAAGCaaaggacgaggacgagctgcagcgtgcgCTCGCCCTCtccaagaaggaggaagaagagagaatcaaggcgctcgaggaggCCAACAAGAATGCGCTCTTTGACGACTCGATCAACCTGGACGGTAACAACGCGTATACCCAGAACCAGCAGGTTGATTTTTTTGGCAACCCGCTCGTCGACACTTCGGGATCGCAGAACTACGGCCTCCAGCCGCAATACACGTCGTTTAACCCGTACCTGCAGATGCAAGCCACAGGATATAATCCTTTTCTTCAAAATCAGctacagcagcaggagctcatgcagcagcagtacatgcaacagcagcaagccgagTACCAgcgtcagctcgagctgcaacagGCAGCGGTGCAGTACCAAAATATGATgacgcaacagcagcagccgctccAACCTCAGCAGACTTCATTTGGATCCAACAACCCATGGCTTCAGTCGGGTCAGCAACAACAtcagcctcagcagcaacagcacaaCGTACCCGTGGGAGATCTCTTCTCCTCTGAACCTACGCCTACACCTGCGCAAGCTGCGCCACAGCCGGCAGCGCAACCATCGGCTCAACCACAACAGAACCGACCGGTGCGCGCCAAGgtcaacgacgatggcaaGTACAACGAGCTGAACCGCTTGCTTGCACTGGGCGATGGTGTCGACACGTTTGGCAACACGGGTGATATGAGGATGGGCCCCAACATGGCTCAGTACAACCAGATGCGCGCACAAAAGACTGGCATGAATTTCAacgccaacaccaacaaTGGTGGTGCCAGTCAGCAGGGCGGTGCAGGTGGCGATAACAACCCTTTCTTCAAAGTGTGA